The Candidatus Omnitrophota bacterium DNA window AAAGAACATAAGGCATTCCAAAGTGCTTGAGCTGGGGGTCACCGGATATGGGGCGGAAATAGATTTCCTCCTGGAGGTCGATATGAAGAAATATCCGGACAAGCCCGGTGAGAACGACCTCCCGGAAGGCATGTACCTGGGAGAATCAAAGACGGAGGGAAGGGATGCCAACCTCTCTATTGTCGAAGAAAAGGTGTTCGAGGACAAGCTGCCGAAACAGGAGCGCGTAGCGCTGAATATGAGAAAAAACGGCAAAGCCGATATCAAGGGTATAATATTCGCGATAGCCGGCAAGGCCGTGACCATGCCGGGGATAAGAAATTTCCATATAAGCCCGCGCAGCGTGGACCATGTGGTACCGGGGTATGATCTGGACGTACATGTTGCCCTGATACCTGAGATCATCGGCGAGGACCGGCATGGGCTCGACATGAAGCAGAGACAGTTCATCAGGGAGCTGCTGAAGGACCTGGCAAAACGGGACCTTATTGATAGGGAACATTCAGGGGAAGCCCAACGTATACTCAAGGCCGCGGTCCTTCGCAAGGGCGTGGATGGGACAAGAGTGGCGATATCGGACGCTCTTAAAAAAGCTACGGGTATGCCGTATCCTTCCACAAAGGACCAGACCGCGTCGATCTGGTGGAATGGTGTATTCCTGGAACTCGAACGTGAGAGCGCGCCACCTGCGGAAGCGCGTTCCGTGTTCCCGGAAGAAGAAGGTAAGAAGGCCGCCAGTCTCGTGGATACGCTTATGTACCATATACTTGCCATGGCGGGAACGGCCGGTGAAAAAGATGAGGATATAGTGATCGGTATAGATACAAGCTGGATACCCGGACAACAGCAGGCGGCCATACAGGGCTTATTGAACAGGCTGAGTTACATTTCCCGTAAAAAGGGTATGCGGAATATCGTTGTCAGGAGAAGAAAAGATGCCGCCAGCCTTGCGAGGGCTCTTGGCGAAGAAGTGGATAAGCGCGGAACCCCGATCTCCAACATGATCATCCTGGCAGGAGAGAACGCTATCGAGCATGAGTCGTTGAACATGTTCCGCGGGAACGAAGTCGAAAAAGGGGCTTTCTTCGCCGGGATCCAGCTCCCGGAGGATTTCGGCGATAACTCGTATGTAAGACTGGTCGAGATGCTGGAAATAGCGGTCAACCTGGCGTTCGGGGAGACGGTTCCGGAAGGGACGCATCCGCATATCAGGTTCATACGGGACGAACGGTCCGGATACAGGAAGTACGTATTCATACCGGAAGCTACCCCGTTGGATATCAATATTCTGTCCGAACTCTATGATATACAAAGGGAAGAGATAAGCACGCGCGCCTGATCCGTTCCCCGGCTGAAAGTGTACCAGATATGTCTTGAAGCCCTTAGGGTTATCTGTTATAATCTAGCGATAAATATTGACTGACGCGGGGTGGAGCAGAGGTAGCTCGTGAGGCTCATAACCTCAAGGTCGGAGGTTCGATTCCTCCCCCCGCAACCAAATATAAAAGGCTCTTTAACTTAACTGTTAAAGAGCCTTTTCCATTTGGTGCACACTTTTATCTAAGAACGATAAAAGTGTATGCTATTCTTTCGCCCGTTTTCGGGTAAAATATTTTCCCCGAAAACGTACTCATCCATAGCTTTGCGGGGGTAGGGCCCCTTCGCCCTCCTTTTATCCGGGCTCGGTGTCCTCCATCTTACCTAAGGAGTTATGGTAGATACTATTGTAATAGGGGGAGTATGTGGCCAGGGGCATGGCCCGAGGAAGAGCCAAACTAGTACCGGGTACAAGCTCCCGCTTAAACTGTCCCCTGTTGCTTGAGAAATATTACGGTTCTGTTCCCCCTCTTGACGCTTCGCTGTCACCCCCCTGCCTGGTGAGTTATGAATCACGCTATTTGTGCCAGCTAGAGAAGAAGGAGGAGGATGTGACTAGAGGCGAGGCCCAAGGGGAGTGGGTACAGGTTTAGGATCGAGTAGCGGGACAGGCTTATCTTTGGTTTTAAAAACGGTTTTGCCTGTGGTATAATCGGACGCATGCGGTCAAGACGGCACTTCATCCCATTTATCATTATCGTCGCGGCATTCGGAGTTTCAAGGATCCTGGCGTATACGCACGGCCTGGGATTTTATTTTAATTCTATCAATGTGGCCATGCAGGTGGTGGACGTCGAGCTCCTGAAGACGGACCTCGTGAGGAGCCTGTTCTATCTCCACGACCAGCCGCCATTATTCAACTTGTTCCTGGGGCTGGTATTAAAAGCGTTCCCGGCCGCTTACGCGGCAGTTTTTCACGCATGTTATCTCGTGATGGGCCTGGTACTGGCTTTCTCGGTGTATGGACTGATGGAACGCATGGGCGTCAAACACGGGCTTGGAACATGTCTCGCGGTCATTTTTGTCATAAGCCCTTCGACGCTTGTTTATGAGAATACGCTGTTCTATACATACCCGGTAGCGGTAATGCTCGCGCTCAGCGCCTTGCTGTTGTATTTCTTCGTAGCCAGAGGGAACACGCTATACGGAGCGGGGTTTTTCCTGCTCCTGGCAACGGTCATTTATACCCGGGGCACTTATCATTGGGTATGGTTCCTGGGGGTAACGGCAACGGTACTGCTCGTGTCCCGGAAGATATTATCATATAAACGCGTACTGTACGCCGCGGCTCTCCCGGCGGCACTTATAGCCGCTCTATGTTGCAAGAATATGGCGATCTTTGGTGAGCCAGCTACCTGCACCGGAAGCTGGACGTGGATGTCCCTCATGACATCGTTCCGTATCCCGGAGGAGGAGAGAAAGGCTCTTGTAGAAGAGGGAAAACTATCGCCGTTATCATATCACTTCCATCCCTATGGCCAGGTAGAGGCCTTTTATGAACGGTTCTCGGACATCGTGTCTGATACGGGTATCCCGGTGCTGGATATGCCGCGCAAACATAATGGCCTGGTGAATTACCATAATATCATATATGTGATAGTGAATGATGTGTACAGGGATGATGTGCTGTTCACGCTGAAGTGCTATCCGGGCTACTACCTGGCGGCGGTAAAGGATTCCGCGGAAAGGTTCTTTCTGCCAGGGCCCAGCAATTATTACGGTGAGGGGTTCAACGAGATAATGCTGGATTCCCTGGGGTGGTACGCGGAAATATACGATAAGTTCTTTCTCTTGAGAATACTTCCCTATACGGATAAATGGACGTATCTTTTTGGACATCCGCGGTACGAGACCAGGCATGCCTTGTTCTGGCTTCTTGTCTACCCGATGATAATGGTGTATATGTTAATAGCGATAGTCAGGAAAGCCGTGACCGCTGTTCCCGGAGACACTGCCGGGACCGCCGTGATGGCGTTCATGTGGATAACTATAATGTATACAATGACGGCTGTTATACTTGTAAGCTCAGCCACGAACAATAGATACCGGTATCCCTTGGAGGGGTTCATCTTTGTTTTCCTGGGGATGTTCATTTCGGACGTGGCCCGTTGGATAAAAGCGTTATATCGGGATATGCCGGCCCGACACGGGCCGGGGATCGCCAATGATAAAAAGGGGGATGCTTGAGTTTGTCGATGTTCCGGATATCGGAAGAGAAGTTCAGGGCGGTCATGAAATATCGGTGGCATGTAGTATTGTTCCTGGCGATCGTGGCCGTTGTATACATATGTTACGGGGCGACGCTTGATCATCCGTTCATTTGGGATGATTACGGCATGATATGCGATAATATCTTCATCACCGACTGGTCCTTTATCGGGGATATATTCAGAAGCTCGTCTTTCGGGATGGAAGACGCGGGTATTTGTCCATATTACAGACCACTGCCGACACTTACTTTTCTCGTGAATTATAAACTGTCCGGCATGGACCCACATGTGTTCAGGGAAGTCAATATCTGGATAAACATACTAAACGCGTTCCTTGTGTTCCTGGTCCTGTCGAGGTTCGGATTATCTCGCCGGGCCGCGTCCGCGGTCGCGCTCATATTTTGCGCGCATCCGGTGAACATAGAAACCGTTACATTGATAGCGGGGCGCGTGGATTCCCTGTTCATCTTCTTCGGGATGATCAGTTTGCTTGCCCTGACGACGTATTCGGCCAATGGCCGTAGGACCATGCTGGCAGTCTCGTTCTTCGCTTTTATATTGTCATTCTTGTGCAACGAAAAGGCCATAAGTTTCGCGGCGATAGAAGTGATATACTATTTCCTGTATGAACGGAACAAGAGAGACCGGAGTGTGGAGATCTGTATATCCGCGGTGATCTTGTTCACGTACTTCTATTTGGTGAACAAGATAAACTTCCTTGTCGCGCTGCCCGCCAGTATGTCGTCACATATCGCCATTGCGTCCATGCACGACCGCATAGCTACATTCCCAAGGATACTGTTTACCTATTTCAGGCTTATTTTCGCCCCGACGGGGCTTTATGCGGAATATCATTTTGTGGAAACGGGTATCCTCAACCGGTATTTGCTGATATGGACGCCGGTGATCCTGGGAGGAGTGTATGCCATGATCAGGCATCTTAAGTACTCGCGGGAAGCGGGATTGTTCGCGTTTTGGGTGTTTTCCTCTGTGCTCATATACAACAACGTGGTGTACGCCCATACCGCAACGTTCCGGGAACACTGGGTATGCATGGGCGTGATCGGGGCCTTTGCTCTTGTCGCGCTTTTTCTCGGGCGTCTGGCGGCGGGGAAAAAAATAAAATGGAAAGCTTTGCTGCTATGTTTTTTCGCCGCATACATGGGGTTCCTGTGCTATAACACGATCGCGCGCAACAAAGAGTGGGCGGATCCCCTGGTCCTGTACGGGGCCGATCTTGCCCGGGAGCCGCGGAACAGTTCTTTCGCCAGTAATTTGGCCCTTGAGTATCTGAAACGGGGAGAACTGGACAAGGCCAATGAGCTTTACCTGAGAGCCCTCAGGAACGCCCCGTACAATATGGACACGAAATCTTTGGTAGGGATCGCGTACATAATGGAAGAACGGGGACAGAACGGGATGGCCGCGTTCTGGTACCATAAGGCCTTGAGACAGTCCGAGATACCTTTCGCATACGAACGTTTAGCGGAACTGGCCATTTCAGCGTCCGATTACGGATATGCTGGATATCTGCTGGAACGCGCCATTAACAGATATCCCGGGATACTTGGGTTTTATCTTGACCTTGGCAGGGTATATATGCTTAAAGGGGACTATATGGCTGCACGGGAGATATTGGGGCCCCTGAAGGAACTGGATGAGGCCCGGGAATACCTTGATGAGATCGAAAGAACGGCTCCCGGGGACGGACAACATTAAGGGTCCCGGGACGCCCCGCGAAGAAAACCGCTTTTTCTCTAAACATTGACATACCATACCATATATGCTATAAAAAAGTCTCTATCCTGATATATATAGCTATATATTGAATACTTACCACATAAGGAGCCGGTATGATAGAAAGATACTCACGCCCGGAAATGTCGAAGATATGGACGGATGAGAACAAATTCCAGAAGATGCTGGATGTCGAGATATTGGCCTGCGAGGCATTTGCCGAACTAGGGTTCGTTCCTAAGGACGCGGTCGAGGTCATAAAGGAAAAAGCCGGGTTCGATGTGGACCGGATAAACGAGATCGAAAAAAAGACCAATCACGACGTCGTCGCGTTCATTAAGAACCTTTCGGAGAACATAGGCGGAGAAGCTAAATACCTGCATTTTGGGCTTACCTCGAGCGACGTGCTTGATACAGGCCTTTCTATCATGATGTGTGAGGCGATGGACCTTTTGATAGAGGGAGCGGAAAAGCTGAGAACGGCGCTGAGGAACAGGGCTATCGAGCATAAATATACCCCTATGATGGGGAGGTCGCACGGAGTGCATGCCGAACCTACTTCTTTCGGTCTTAAAATGGCCCTTTTTTACAAAGAGGTGGAAAGGGACATAGTCCGTATGAAGAGTGCCAGGGACATCATAGCTTATGGGAAGATCTCCGGGTCCGTGGGGACTTTCGCGAACGTCGAGCCGTTCGTTGAGGAATATATATGCGAAAGACTTGGGTTAAGACCAGCCAGGGTATCGAGCCAGATATTGCAGCGCGACAGGCACGCCGAATATCTTACCACGATAGCTATAGTCGGGGCGACCCTGGAAAAGATCGCGCTGGAAGTGAGGGGCCTGCAAAAGACGGAGATCGGGGAGGTCCAGGAATATTTCGCGAAGGGACAGACAGGATCATCGAGCATGCCCCACAAGAAGAACCCCATAATATGTGAGAGGATAACCGGGCTTGCCAGGGTGCTAAGGGGCAACGCGCTGGCCGCCATAGAGAACGTGGCGTTATGGCATGAAAGGGATATATCACATTCTTCCGTGGAAAGGATCATAGTCCCGGATTCCACCATACTGTTGGACTATATGCTGGATAAGACTACCATGCTTGTCGAGAAATTGGTCGTTAACAAGGAAAAAATGCTTGAGAACATAGGCCAGACCAAGGGCATGATCTTTTCCCAACGGCTTATGCTGGAACTTATCAAGAGGGGGGCGACCAGGATGGAGGCCTATGATTTCGTACAGGCCCTGGCGCTCAGGTCCTACGAGACGGGAAAAGGGTTCAAGGAGCTGGCTGTTGGCAGCAAGGACTTCCAGAAATATATGACAAAAGAAGAGATATCGGATTGTTTCGAGCTGGACTATCATCTCCAGCATGTGGATCACGTATTCAAGAAAGCAGGGATCGAGGGATGAGAAGGAAGAAGCAGGTGACGTATAAGAGGTCGGGTGTTGATATAGACAGGGCTAACAAGCTTATCAAGAACATAAAAGGTCTCATCGATACCACCAGGGTGCGCGGGAGCATGGACTCTATCGGCGGTTTTGGCGCGTTCTTCGACCCGTCGAAGTACGGGATAAAGGACCCGCTCCTTGTCGCTTCTACCGACGGGGTGGGGACGAAGCTCAGGATAGCGCAAATAACCGGGGTACATGATACGATAGGTATCGACCTCGTGGCCATGTGTGTTAACGATACG harbors:
- the purB gene encoding adenylosuccinate lyase, whose protein sequence is MIERYSRPEMSKIWTDENKFQKMLDVEILACEAFAELGFVPKDAVEVIKEKAGFDVDRINEIEKKTNHDVVAFIKNLSENIGGEAKYLHFGLTSSDVLDTGLSIMMCEAMDLLIEGAEKLRTALRNRAIEHKYTPMMGRSHGVHAEPTSFGLKMALFYKEVERDIVRMKSARDIIAYGKISGSVGTFANVEPFVEEYICERLGLRPARVSSQILQRDRHAEYLTTIAIVGATLEKIALEVRGLQKTEIGEVQEYFAKGQTGSSSMPHKKNPIICERITGLARVLRGNALAAIENVALWHERDISHSSVERIIVPDSTILLDYMLDKTTMLVEKLVVNKEKMLENIGQTKGMIFSQRLMLELIKRGATRMEAYDFVQALALRSYETGKGFKELAVGSKDFQKYMTKEEISDCFELDYHLQHVDHVFKKAGIEG